aaggagcgcactcatttcaGCGACTTGGCGGCCGGAATTCCTACAGTATATGCATTGTTAGGCGAATAatctacataaatattaattttttggtcccacAAAATTATCTGTGAATgtcatttacaataaattatctgCGGAAGTACATAGACCAATGCTTCGTTACGCGTGACAACGCTGGCTACGATATTGGTGAACCTGTGGATAACTTTAAAAGTGTCATCGACGTGGTGTTCAGCACTGACATTACAGAATGTGCAATTATAGCATGTGACAAacttgcttttcttcactgtgcGTTTTGTATCATTCATATTGTTTTGAGCATTGTACTGAAAGTCCTCGCTTGCATTGATCTATCCATTGCGTTTGGCTTCTACAATAACCTCTGCAGTGACTTCTAGTGCGCGTTCGCAGAgttttgcagaaaaatgactcATTCAGCACATTGAGAGGTTCGAAATGATCctgtaattaaaatttcatagGCTACATATATATTTGTTCGAACCCAAATACTTTCCTtgtgagaagcttccctccctcgctacgctacTACTTGTATATGTACTagcgagctcacttacccccaatcataaggttcttactatatgctacggcgcacgcaagcatttggtttcactggataacgaatgacctatactgtATTTTATCACATCTCTCGCACATTATTTCAGTGGAGCGTGGCGGTGGTACGAACTTAGTTACCAGGGACATGAGATTTTCGACTCCACGGTGGGAATCGTGGGGTTCGGTAGCATCGGCCAGGCTGTCGCGAAGCGGCTCGTAGGGTTCGAACTGAAGCGTCTACTCTACTGCGGACGTTCCAAGAAGCAGGAAGGTTTGTATATCCATGCTAACCACATAGGATGATTATTGGTTGTAAGTaatgtaatagcaataataacaataatattaataataatgataataataataataataataataataataataataataataatagtaagagccgatggcgggcttatgtgagggcagcaatgaacctgcgggctccttaaaagtcatttgtaagtatgtaataataataataataataataataataataataataataataataagggccgatggcgggcttatgtgagggcagcaatgaacctgcgggctccttaaaagtcatttataagtatgtaataataataataataataataataataataataataataataataataataataattccaaccTAATTTCGTAGTTTCCCTAATCTCTAAGGCAAATATCGGGCTGGTAATTTTCTTACCACGAACCCCAACAGTTCATTTGCAGTTACAAAGTAATAAAACCGAAATAGATGACCAGGAGATGGCTACGCAACTGGCTCTATCAGTATACTTCATAAAGCAAGTGGTACAGGAAGGCGATTACTCAACTAAGGCGTCAGCGTCAAAGTGAAATCAACACTATTTTAAGATTTCACGTGCTACTCCAACAGTTGCCGCGATATGACCTTACTTgttaaagtgaaaataaataaattcggaACAGCCTAGTTTATGGGAaaaatgttcatttaattttccaccaaaaaaaataaaaacaaaaaaactaaaaaataacatAATCTATGGAAAGCGTATAgatttcattttcaataaaaaaagcaCAAAAAAGTTCCAAACAGCCTATTCTATGGGgaatgtatagattttattttcagtcaaaagAGAGTTTTCAGAGGCAAATTTAACCCCacaacctattattattattattattattattattattattattattattattattattattattattattataacattaacaataatagtgaaaatcataataaaatgataGATATATAGGCACtaaatatattattgttgttgcAGCAGAAAAATATAGCGCGGAGTTTGTGTCTTTCGACGAACTCCTAAAGCAGAGTGATTACATCATAATTACATGTCGCTTGAACAACGAGACCCGCGGCATGTTCAACGAAGCCGCTTTCAGTAAGATGAGGACCAACTCAGTGCTCATCAATGTAGCCAGAGGAGGTGGGTAGGATACTTACGTACCGTAGATTTCGTTCATCGTTAATGTAGACAGAAATCTGTTATGGTAGTGATAGGTTAATTCGACTTATTGGATAATTTGAATGAATGTTTATTCCCCAATGTTAAAAATTCACATTTATTTCGATTTTACAAagcttacatttttataattcgaAGTCAGGACTTCATTGCTTCCAACAAAACTGTTGTCCCACCTGAAATTCTAGAGATAGACCGTAAGATTTCCGTGGACATCTCAGTTATTAATTCCaggaatttaaattatattcttacACTTCACAGTAATCCATAGTATTTTAACAGTACAGTAAGCATTGCTCTTCTAAAGTTTTCCTGTCGTTCTTTTATGAGGACAGTACTGTTCATGAACGACAAATTCGTCCCTTGCGCTTACTTTGGTTCTGTACACCCTGACAAAAATGGACAGGAGCAATATCTGGGGACCTTGGAGGTCAATGCACGTAGCGTAAGAACACAACTGCACTCATATTATTCAAGAGTGCTGAGTGCTTGTCATCTGTTTCACATTTGCGCGCTCGTAGGATCTGTACACTAACTATAAACACCTATTTCTGTACACCAGAGATGCCGTTTTGTGTCATTCACTTGTCAGTGACACTCACCTACTTTACTCCTTCCACCACAGTTTGTGCTGAGACGAGGTAGTGTCCATAATACATACCCTCCCGCGCATCAGTGTGTACACAAACAAGACCAGAACAGTATTCAGGTCGGCCTGGATGGCGCAGTGCTGAcctgtgcccgaggttgtggattcgatcctggcccaggtcgatggcatttccaTCTATCAATGGTTCTTCGGCCCGTTTTCAGGCCATGGCCTCCCCAATTCttcctctccattcttctctcacCGTTGCTGCCAACTTCCAGTTCTGCAATCGCAGCAAACTGGTAGTAACTTCTTGAACCATATCCTTCCATCTATTCCGCGGTCTTCTAACAGgtcttttttctccatattatccCTCTAGAGTTCTCTTTGGTATCCTTCCCTTCTCTATCCTGACTATATGTCTTGTCCATTGCAGTCTCCTGATCCGTATGAAAGTTGACAAAGCTATATCATTGTATAAGGtgtataattcatgattatatcggatACCCCATTTTCCTTCCCTTAACACTGGTCCAAATATCCTCCTTAACACATTTTTTTCGAAGTTGTCAACTGCATTCTGTGATTTTTTTGTGAAAGTCCAATTTTTACTTCCATACATAATTATACTACGgatcattgttttatataattcaatttgACTTATCCAATTAGCTCCACGATACCTAATTAGAGGGATAAAATTttcgccaacggcacgtggtgttcccaagcggtcacccatccaagtactgaccacgtccaatgttgcttgacttcggtgatcggacgagaaccggtattttcaacatggtatggccgttgcccgatggcatttaagtgtgctgacaggttcatgtcagtagatttattttaatgtaaaagaactcctgcggaacaaattCGGCTGCAGAGTGGTACTCGCCTCGGAACTGTGGAAAGTCAAGGATTGAGCTACATAAATTGATAAACCAAGAAGAATTTCCTAAATTGCGTAATTTCGGTGGACATGTGCGGAAATGTTTGCATCACCGTACATTATATGAATTCTTTTCTGTTTTGaataacaacaaaaacataaGACGATCCCGAATTTGTTATTCTAATTTATGTCCTGTGCTACAAGTGAAAGTGTATACCCTGCATTTTGGAAccaaataatcaaaatttaatGATTGCTTAAAATCTCCACATTGTCATGATcacagaataaaaaaattgtatgctTGGAAGCATATTGCACGAAATACATTGTTTTAGTTATGCTAATAAattcataaccaggcttcgagactttggacccgatacaataagtttactgtgcatgtactataggttgttgactcactgcaggtagtgaaaggtagagatgtgttgagataacaatgttgctatttagagtagagtaaggtaatatggggaaacacacacatatgtacattctggaagtaaatatacgttacacaatggcaatgtcaaaataatgtgaaaatcatttattctcctgtcttttataagcatttgtgtttaattatacacagtgttaatggcggAAATAACCATGTAGcaatttaaatttcttcatttatcctattggtcgtctttaggaagtgcagttacagtacctaattgcaatgtactacaagatacattttcagtgtctcaaacgtaaatctttttcggttatctgccaaacacaattTGTAATGTGAAaaactgcgctctacgtcgcatgacgtgatacgagcaaaacgaagaaacctaacatcattgcagtctctaagagacagtcttttattctcgggtgactcttgcCCActgatttgctgtttatattacacaatgttccatatccgttatttttacataaaattgatttccacttctgttttacacgttcagtaaccggtgtacttggcgtctcattaattctctgtgacatttcctcaactaatttgacgGCTtgcggcatctcttgctctgacttttctaaccgtgtaatagtttcagacacagttttaaaataggtttgtatgaaaaccaaattattcgtcagaaccttcaaatccagagcgttttcctttgtgtattttttgccattcattctacagtacccccatccactgtacgctttaccactatactcagtacgccgttatgcggatttcccgctgaactgctctatcgggtccgaagtttcgaagcctgtTCATAACATTTTAATCTTGTAAACAGTTCGCCACCATAGCCACTACATACTGTGCTCCATGTCCTCCTATGAAGTAACATAATAGTAGCCTACTAGGCTATACAGGAGGCTGTACCTATAGTGTGTGTTAACACAGTCCGATCTCGTTCCCCTCAACGGCAcccatgatataggcctatacactgcACACATCTGTTTTGTCTGACAAGTAACTGGAGATGATTATGGAAGAATCATAGGCATCAAAGTAGTTGCTCGATTGACaaacttttttataatttcagAAATTGTGGATCATGAAGCACTGACCCACGCACTTCTGGAGAAAAAAATTTGGGGAGCAGGCCTGGACGTGACGGAACCCGAACCACTTCCCGTAGATAGCCCTTTACTAGGAATCACCAACTGCGGTGAGTTGCAATAAACATGCCAGTTATAGTTTTAATAAATGCGCAGCATATGAACAGAAGTGAGAGCCTGTCTTCGGACCTTGCGGTAAAAACGTACAAGTTCGCCGGAAATACTAAGTCTCCGGTTGTAGAGAAAACCAAATgaaagtttatttacaatagaaccGAATTTAAGTACAAGTGCAGATTTAAGTGACAGGCCAAGCTGGGGTGACGGACAGACAGAGACGTCTGTAGAAGTAAACTGTTGAAACACAAGTAAGCCCCGAATATAGGAATACAATCACACTCAGCGGAAAATCATGAAATtccttattatttcaaatatctgcATACAACATGACttaaattggttacataatactTAAAGAGTCAATTAAAGTGTGGTTATCAAAAGactaattttaacatattataagttttattaaatgtaatttattgcaTGCCAAAATGACTTAGAACCACTCTAGTACtcacatataattttataatgtttttatgcatgttcaattttataatatgcacaaatgttctctcactgtaggcctatatcacctGTATTTAATGTGCCATTTATTGTGTTCTAcacctgaagatgattttttaaataagtcgaaaatatttgtggaaatataactttgcaatgtaatagaacagaaaattaattctttattaataTAGATCGATAAGTTGTAGAATGAAACTACATAactgtaatttaatataaattccaacttatctgaaatcaACTCTCAAAATGACTTTCAAATTGTTTGAATTGTATTGAGAAAGATGtatttatacataatatacaATCGCTTGGGACTGATGTCTTGCAAGACACTAGGTTTGTAGTGGAAGCGAAAACAAATCTAGCATTTACCTTTTTAAATAACtagatttataattattttatgatcGAGGAAACCACTAAAATCCCGATGAGATTggccggcactgggatttgaatccGGTACCACTCGAAAATACGAGTAAGTCCAGTGTTCAACAATTTACTCACGTTGCtcggttttgtttttgtttctcagTGATAACTCCGCACATCGCCAGCTCTACGGTAAGAACGAAGAGGGACTTGGCGATTCTAACTGTGCAGAACATTCTGGCAGCGTTGGAAGGGAAGCCTCTACCGTCGCCATTATGAAGGCCATAGACAGTTTGACAAGCATTATTCACCACTTCATGCGGTTTACTTTCGTTACGAGCAATTGGAGACTTTTCATAAAAAGCGCAAGCGTCTATCAAAACTGTGAAGCACGAAATTAACGTAGATAACAGCCCAGATCACATttataacagatagctcatccctatgttaaaattggcagCACATAACATAACAACCTCCAGgaccgccacccgtccgccgtgaacgaacacgagatggcagtacagtcgctaatgcaattcaaatgggagttatgacgtgattccttatgtaataactagatggctgCATAGTAAAtctaacaaaagttgttaccgtcaaaacctataaggtcgagcaatctgggtatatattatgatctaggaTAACAGGAACAACTACATCGGAAGAGAACAGAACAGAACTATGTACtactattaataaaaattattatttattttaactttcgtTCTTCTTACACTGACCTCACATGCCTGccatcctcctgagtcctgagacatttgttgttttatttttaaagttcaatataattctacacttaaaaaaaatagtcactgacatgaggaaaattgctgaaaaaattctgcaggtttcagttagggcacaaatgcattATGCAGGTATATTGCACTATACTGCACATAGGCCTGCatcttatataggcctatcataatcATGTAATTCATGTATGAGGTatgatatggtatagtatagtatactatatctactatactctcaggactcaggaggataaatCAGTTATCTGGTAATGTTTTCATATCATTAGAgaccgtattttgtcccaggAGGCTGCAAGATTAATTACTGGAGTTTTCAAGTGAACGTGTTTacgtctagcaagcgaagtactgtaggcctacttaactaACGACTCTCGCTACTCTTGTTTCGTAAAATGGGGCAGAAGAAAACAAGGactactttaacaattacactaatatttacaatttaaattatttacactatgtacactagactacactatttttactatttacattataataaagaatgtaggtctGCATTTATTTACACTACTAAGctagtattgtgtattgtagacctaatgcaatgtattttctttcataataataataataataataataataataataataataataataataataataataataataataataataataataggctattatAGCGAGCCTAGGTACTTAGTTTGTAAATTctgtacaatagtgtaaataatatttggACATGTAAGCtccattctttatgatagtgtaatagtgaaaataatatattttagtgtGCACAGTATAAAGCAGTGATATCAACGAGGTACGCAAGTACAAGTCATTagtgaacaaataaatatgaattattatcACGATCCTGCCTTCACCATTTATTTCAGACTTGAAAGGCAAGGAAAGCTATTTGTGAACTCTGTCAAACAAAAGAAATAGAATAGCACGCCGGAGATATGCGAGTACCAGTACGGTCACATGTCGCCATTTTGTCGCGAACTTCAGTCGGTACTGTAGTTAATAAACAACACTCATTCATACGGTTCAGAGTCACTGTCCAGCACGAGCATACGGAATTCAACAGACTGCTACACTCGGGGTTCAGGAAACGAGAAGAGGTCGAGCCTAAATACAAGCGTTCTAAGCTGTTTCGAagttaaatactgtatttattttttaaaaatatgaggTTATTTACGCATTTAGAACAAAACCGTGTTACTGCAAATGAAACGCACTTTTCCCATTACAAATTTTGTGGTTACTATAGTGATAATTTAAGAGCTTATTTTTGGTTATGAAGAGTATTTAAATGCAAAGTAttagaaaaaatacaaaaaaaaaaaaaaattaacttgaaatttcggaaagtttaatttttctgaaatttataCTAAAATCTTTAATTCTCTGATTTTATTTTTAGCCTTCGGTTGGCAATAAGATCTATAAACATAAGAAAAACAGTAGCTATTCTGGAGACCGGGCTCGGGACTTCGCACAGTGAGCGTGATTGCGGAGTATTAGGggaatgatta
This region of Periplaneta americana isolate PAMFEO1 chromosome 13, P.americana_PAMFEO1_priV1, whole genome shotgun sequence genomic DNA includes:
- the LOC138712097 gene encoding glyoxylate reductase/hydroxypyruvate reductase-like → MSPQKPRVFITCTNIAAEALQLLQEKCDIVSCTDDYPSKQQVYETVKGVDAIFWYWLPSTNVDKDLLDAAGPNLKVVASMSSGYEHMDVNEMKKRGIQVGYGPDISSPAVADMAITLLLSVVHRLREGQFKVKTGAWRWYELSYQGHEIFDSTVGIVGFGSIGQAVAKRLVGFELKRLLYCGRSKKQEAEKYSAEFVSFDELLKQSDYIIITCRLNNETRGMFNEAAFSKMRTNSVLINVARGEIVDHEALTHALLEKKIWGAGLDVTEPEPLPVDSPLLGITNCVITPHIASSTVRTKRDLAILTVQNILAALEGKPLPSPL